From Onychostoma macrolepis isolate SWU-2019 chromosome 05, ASM1243209v1, whole genome shotgun sequence, one genomic window encodes:
- the fbxo21 gene encoding F-box only protein 21 isoform X2 encodes MATPYKGDRVLGTNDVISESFAKQLTDLPAELLEHILSFPVLNHIDICNVSCTCKRLHDVCHGRGKVWAHQYKLRWPRLQRFYQQNESYDWLKEFKTRHMVGQQIRRTVESISKRFFTEVVLGDSFAEIESLGAPEHFCEDELLGILNSDKRKCLTLKYYAKKILYFLRQQNILRNLKAFLERPPEQQSALEGAVFVDQYCNPLADITFESISAQIEEITDKVKKCLRVKNATHPSLRASQGDCFVLENLEFQRQVICALNTVLYDQLQYKGNERDYYNPLNSYIHQVLLRQTGIPISLSVLYMTLARKLGVPLEPVNFPNHFLLRWCQNQRRSDDIYDYVYIDTFGKGKQLAAKECENLIRHQVGADYYSAISTSELLLRMVGNLLNIGKRGEGNEKSYQLLRDSLDLYLTINPDNVQYLLLQARLYFHLGIWPEKVLDILQHIQALDPSQHGAVGYLVQHTLEHIQHKRHPVEPEVKRRSTPEHRDVLYSVGLIMKHKRSGYNCVIYGWDPKCTMSQEWINTMRVHQLSKGADQPFYNVLVQDGTCRYAAQENLEPHSTPLEIAHPEVGRYFTEFSDTHYIANEELQARYPEDMCKTHRTVEELYHGLNPNSGQTPEPTANFQDHDLLDP; translated from the exons ATGGCGACGCCATACAAGGGAGATCGGGTTTTAGGGACAAACGATGTTATTTCAGAGAGTTTCGCCAAACAGTTAACCGATTTACCAGCGGAATTATTAGAGCATATATTGAGCTTCCCTGTTCTAAACCATATCGACATTTGCAACGTTTCCTGCACGTGCAAGAGGCTGCATGACGTGTGCCATGGCAGGGGGAAGGTCTGGGCGCATCAGTACAAACTCAG GTGGCCCAGGCTGCAGAGATTTTATCAGCAAAATGAGTCATACGATTGGCTGAAAGAATTCAAAACCCGGCACATGGTTGGTCAACAGATAAGAAGAACAGTAGAGTCTATTTCCAAGAGGTTCTTCACAGAAGTT GTTCTTGGAGACAGCTTTGCGGAAATCGAGTCTCTTGGTGCTCCAGAACACTTCTGTGAGGATGAGCTGCTTGGCATTTTGAACTCGGACAAAAG GAAATGTTTGACACTTAAGTACTATGCAAAGAAAATCCTGTACTTCCTCCGGCAGCAGAACATTCTGAGGAATTTGAAGGCTTTCCTTGAGAGACCACCAGAACAACAATCAGCCCTTGAAG GTGCTGTTTTTGTCGATCAGTATTGCAACCCTCTGGCTGATATCACTTTTGAGAGCATATCTGCGCAGATAGAAGAAATCACTGACAAGGTGAAGAAGTGTCTGCGAGTAAAGAATGCCACACATCCAAGTCTACGAGCCAGTCAAG GTGACTGCTTTGTTCTGGAAAACCTGGAGTTTCAAAGGCAAGTCATATGTGCTCTGAATACTGTGCTGTATGACCAGCTACAGTACAAGGGCAATGAGCGAGACTACTACAATCCACTCAACTCATATATACATCAG GTGCTGCTCCGTCAGACAGGCATTCCCATCAGCCTCTCTGTGCTTTACATGACTCTGGCCAGGAAATTAGGAGTTCCTCTGGAGCCTGTCAACTTCCCCAACCATTTCCTGCTCCGATGGTGCCAAAATCAAAGGAG GAGTGATGACATCTACGACTATGTATACATTGACACGTTTGGTAAAGGAAAGCAGCTGGCTGCTAAAGAGTGTGAGAATCTGATCCGACACCAGGTGGGAGCAGATTACTACAGCGCTATAAGCACCAGCGAGCTGCTGCTGCGGATGGTGGGAAACCTGCTTAACATCGGCAAAAGAGG GGAAGGGAATGAGAAATCATATCAGCTCTTGCGGGACTCGCTGGATCTCTACCTCACTATCAACCCTGATAATGTGCAGTATCTTCTGCTGCAGGCCCGTCTCTACTTCCACCTGGGCATCTGGCCTGAGAAA GTGTTGGATATCCTACAGCATATCCAGGCTCTGGACCCGTCTCAGCATGGAGCGGTCGGGTATCTGGTGCAGCATACTCTCGAGCATATCCAGCATAAGAGGCATCCGGTAGAGCCGGAAGTGAAGAGACGCAGCACGCCTGAGCACAGAGACGTACTGTACTCTGTAGGCCTCATCATGAAGCATAAGAG GTCAGGCTACAACTGTGTTATCTACGGGTGGGACCCTAAATGCACCATGAGTCAGGAGTGGATTAACACTATGAGGGTCCATCAGCTGTCTAAGGGGGCTGATCAGCCATTCTACAACGTCCTAGTGCAGGATGGGACATGTAGATATGCTGCGCAAG AGAATCTGGAGCCTCACTCCACCCCGCTGGAGATCGCTCACCCTGAGGTCGGCCGCTACTTCACCGAGTTCTCTGACACACACTATATCGCTAATGAAGAGCTCCAGGCGCGTTACCCAGAGGACATGTGCAAGACCCACAGGACTGTAGAGGAGCTCTACCACGGTCTCAACCCCAACTCAGGGCAGACACCGGAGCCCACCGCCAACTTCCAGGACCACGATTTGTTAGATCCATAG
- the fbxo21 gene encoding F-box only protein 21 isoform X1: MATPYKGDRVLGTNDVISESFAKQLTDLPAELLEHILSFPVLNHIDICNVSCTCKRLHDVCHGRGKVWAHQYKLRWPRLQRFYQQNESYDWLKEFKTRHMVGQQIRRTVESISKRFFTEVPCVGQVLGDSFAEIESLGAPEHFCEDELLGILNSDKRKCLTLKYYAKKILYFLRQQNILRNLKAFLERPPEQQSALEGAVFVDQYCNPLADITFESISAQIEEITDKVKKCLRVKNATHPSLRASQGDCFVLENLEFQRQVICALNTVLYDQLQYKGNERDYYNPLNSYIHQVLLRQTGIPISLSVLYMTLARKLGVPLEPVNFPNHFLLRWCQNQRRSDDIYDYVYIDTFGKGKQLAAKECENLIRHQVGADYYSAISTSELLLRMVGNLLNIGKRGEGNEKSYQLLRDSLDLYLTINPDNVQYLLLQARLYFHLGIWPEKVLDILQHIQALDPSQHGAVGYLVQHTLEHIQHKRHPVEPEVKRRSTPEHRDVLYSVGLIMKHKRSGYNCVIYGWDPKCTMSQEWINTMRVHQLSKGADQPFYNVLVQDGTCRYAAQENLEPHSTPLEIAHPEVGRYFTEFSDTHYIANEELQARYPEDMCKTHRTVEELYHGLNPNSGQTPEPTANFQDHDLLDP; this comes from the exons ATGGCGACGCCATACAAGGGAGATCGGGTTTTAGGGACAAACGATGTTATTTCAGAGAGTTTCGCCAAACAGTTAACCGATTTACCAGCGGAATTATTAGAGCATATATTGAGCTTCCCTGTTCTAAACCATATCGACATTTGCAACGTTTCCTGCACGTGCAAGAGGCTGCATGACGTGTGCCATGGCAGGGGGAAGGTCTGGGCGCATCAGTACAAACTCAG GTGGCCCAGGCTGCAGAGATTTTATCAGCAAAATGAGTCATACGATTGGCTGAAAGAATTCAAAACCCGGCACATGGTTGGTCAACAGATAAGAAGAACAGTAGAGTCTATTTCCAAGAGGTTCTTCACAGAAGTT CCTTGCGTTGGTCAGGTTCTTGGAGACAGCTTTGCGGAAATCGAGTCTCTTGGTGCTCCAGAACACTTCTGTGAGGATGAGCTGCTTGGCATTTTGAACTCGGACAAAAG GAAATGTTTGACACTTAAGTACTATGCAAAGAAAATCCTGTACTTCCTCCGGCAGCAGAACATTCTGAGGAATTTGAAGGCTTTCCTTGAGAGACCACCAGAACAACAATCAGCCCTTGAAG GTGCTGTTTTTGTCGATCAGTATTGCAACCCTCTGGCTGATATCACTTTTGAGAGCATATCTGCGCAGATAGAAGAAATCACTGACAAGGTGAAGAAGTGTCTGCGAGTAAAGAATGCCACACATCCAAGTCTACGAGCCAGTCAAG GTGACTGCTTTGTTCTGGAAAACCTGGAGTTTCAAAGGCAAGTCATATGTGCTCTGAATACTGTGCTGTATGACCAGCTACAGTACAAGGGCAATGAGCGAGACTACTACAATCCACTCAACTCATATATACATCAG GTGCTGCTCCGTCAGACAGGCATTCCCATCAGCCTCTCTGTGCTTTACATGACTCTGGCCAGGAAATTAGGAGTTCCTCTGGAGCCTGTCAACTTCCCCAACCATTTCCTGCTCCGATGGTGCCAAAATCAAAGGAG GAGTGATGACATCTACGACTATGTATACATTGACACGTTTGGTAAAGGAAAGCAGCTGGCTGCTAAAGAGTGTGAGAATCTGATCCGACACCAGGTGGGAGCAGATTACTACAGCGCTATAAGCACCAGCGAGCTGCTGCTGCGGATGGTGGGAAACCTGCTTAACATCGGCAAAAGAGG GGAAGGGAATGAGAAATCATATCAGCTCTTGCGGGACTCGCTGGATCTCTACCTCACTATCAACCCTGATAATGTGCAGTATCTTCTGCTGCAGGCCCGTCTCTACTTCCACCTGGGCATCTGGCCTGAGAAA GTGTTGGATATCCTACAGCATATCCAGGCTCTGGACCCGTCTCAGCATGGAGCGGTCGGGTATCTGGTGCAGCATACTCTCGAGCATATCCAGCATAAGAGGCATCCGGTAGAGCCGGAAGTGAAGAGACGCAGCACGCCTGAGCACAGAGACGTACTGTACTCTGTAGGCCTCATCATGAAGCATAAGAG GTCAGGCTACAACTGTGTTATCTACGGGTGGGACCCTAAATGCACCATGAGTCAGGAGTGGATTAACACTATGAGGGTCCATCAGCTGTCTAAGGGGGCTGATCAGCCATTCTACAACGTCCTAGTGCAGGATGGGACATGTAGATATGCTGCGCAAG AGAATCTGGAGCCTCACTCCACCCCGCTGGAGATCGCTCACCCTGAGGTCGGCCGCTACTTCACCGAGTTCTCTGACACACACTATATCGCTAATGAAGAGCTCCAGGCGCGTTACCCAGAGGACATGTGCAAGACCCACAGGACTGTAGAGGAGCTCTACCACGGTCTCAACCCCAACTCAGGGCAGACACCGGAGCCCACCGCCAACTTCCAGGACCACGATTTGTTAGATCCATAG